One genomic region from Quercus robur chromosome 4, dhQueRobu3.1, whole genome shotgun sequence encodes:
- the LOC126723968 gene encoding zinc finger A20 and AN1 domain-containing stress-associated protein 8-like: MEHNETGCQAPPEAPKLCANNCGFFGSAATMNLCSKCHKDLILKQEQAKLAASSVESIVSGSSSSNTKEPAVAAVELPAGSLESMVISTEASSTSALNVKGEEKVKEGPNRCNTCRKRVGLTGFNCRCGNLFCAVHRYSDKHECPYDYRAAGQDAIAKANPVVKAEKLDTKI; the protein is encoded by the coding sequence ATGGAGCACAACGAGACAGGATGCCAGGCACCTCCTGAAGCACCTAAGCTTTGTGCCAACAACTGTGGCTTCTTTGGAAGTGCAGCAACCATGAACTTGTGTTCCAAGTGCCACAAGGACTTGATTTTGAAGCAGGAACAAGCTAAACTTGCAGCATCTTCTGTTGAGAGTATTGTGAGTGGCAGCTCTAGCTCCAACACAAAGGAACCTGCTGTTGCTGCTGTAGAGCTGCCGGCTGGTTCACTTGAGTCCATGGTCATATCAACTGAAGCATCCTCTACTTCAGCATTGAATGTGAAGGGTGAGGAAAAGGTGAAGGAAGGTCCAAATAGGTGCAACACTTGCAGGAAACGTGTTGGTCTGacagggttcaactgtaggtgtGGAAATCTTTTCTGCGCCGTTCATCGGTACTCAGATAAGCACGAATGCCCCTATGATTATCGGGCTGCTGGTCAGGATGCTATAGCAAAAGCCAACCCTGTTGTCAAAGCCGAAAAGCTAGATACCAAAATCTAG
- the LOC126723970 gene encoding zinc finger A20 and AN1 domain-containing stress-associated protein 5 gives MAQKTGKEETEFKVHEKIPLCINNCGFTGNPATNNMCQNCFNTSNSPTTTTTTTTNTNASTTTTNSSSTTTSSNKMLKVHHRSSASSFRSATTMEVTSEDVVATAAAAADRVRSEGFSFGFGSEVKREVNRCFGCRRKVGLTGFRCRCGELFCAEHRYTDRHVCSYDYKAAGREAIARENPVVKAAKIVRV, from the coding sequence ATGGCTCAGAAAACCGGAAAAGAAGAGACCGAGTTCAAGGTACACGAGAAGATCCCTCTTTGTATCAACAACTGCGGTTTCACCGGTAATCCGGCCACCAACAACATGTGCCAAAACTGCTTCAACACCTCGAAttcaccaacaacaacaaccaccaccacaacaaacacaaacgcatcaacaacaacaacaaattctTCATCAACAACCACATCATCGAACAAGATGTTGAAGGTTCATCATAGATCTAGTGCGAGTTCGTTCAGATCTGCTACTACTATGGAGGTGACGAGCGAGGACGTTGTTGCgacggcggcggcggcggcggatCGGGTTAGATCGGAGGGGTTCAGTTTCGGATTCGGATCGGAGGTGAAGAGAGAGGTGAACCGGTGCTTCGGTTGCAGGAGGAAGGTAGGGTTGACCGGATTCCGGTGCCGGTGCGGCGAGCTCTTCTGCGCCGAGCATCGGTACACCGATCGCCACGTGTGCAGCTACGATTACAAAGCCGCCGGCCGCGAAGCGATTGCGAGAGAAAATCCGGTTGTCAAGGCAGCCAAAATTGTCAGAGTctga